Proteins co-encoded in one Schistocerca cancellata isolate TAMUIC-IGC-003103 chromosome 5, iqSchCanc2.1, whole genome shotgun sequence genomic window:
- the LOC126188589 gene encoding piggyBac transposable element-derived protein 4-like has product MASSSKKLQFDTSDLDNNMISSGSEDEFAESESDYEMSGGEEDSSFSSSSDNCASANDDDDQTQLNCSANTFVEVMDETSDNPPPPSFVYAEVPGPKHIPANATPIDFFNLFFSLQLFTIMVTETNRYARQVIQSTHLSPNSRIKQWQPTTVAEMRAFIAVILNMGLIKKPTIFSYWSTDANLLTPWFSQMFSCNRFQLLLRFFHFVDNSKLHPPCHPIYDPTAKFQVLVDIANDAFRRYYTPHQQLSVDESLVGTKAHSQLIQYLPNKHHHRWGVKFWMLCDSVVNYCLGFYAYRGAKSDDDKNEIKENGLGYVVVMKLLALGNYMQKGYHVFCDNFFTSIPLAEKLYSVGTYLTGTIRRNRKFLHMVFCQIMLQKKSQRNPVLLVSTSSSATSSEKTIRNRQSVKKPDVIFDYNKYMGGIDSSDIWHTAI; this is encoded by the exons ATGGCGTCGTCGAGTAAGAAGTTGCAGTTCGATACAAGTGATTTAGACAATAATATGATaagtagtggaagtgaagatgaatttgcagaaagtgaatcggaTTATGAGATGTCAGGTGGAGAAGAGGACTCGTCGTTTTCTTCTTCAAGTGACAATTGTGCGTCAGCAAATGACGACGACGACCAAACGCAACTAAATTGCAGTGCAAATACTTTTGTTGAAGTAATGGATGAGACATCAGATAATCCACCTCCTCCAAGCTTTGTGTATGCAGAAGTACCAGGCCCTAAACATATACCAGCAAACGCCACACCAAttgattttttcaatttgttcttctCGCTGCAGCTTTTTACGATTATGGTGACAGAGACTAACAGATACGCTCGCCAGGTGATTCAGTCTACGCATTTATCGCCAAATTCGAGAATCAAACAGTGGCAACCAACAACTGTAGCAGAAATGAGGGCTTTTATAGCAGTAATTTTGAATATGGGACTGATAAAAAAACCGACGATTTTTAGTTATTGGTCAACTGATGCAAACCTGTTGACACCGTggttttcacaaatgttttcatGCAACAGGTTTCAGTTGTTGCTGCGGTTTTTCCATTTTGTAGACAATTCGAAACTTCACCCTCCTTGTCACCCAATATATGATCCAACAGCCAAGTTTCAGGTGTTGGTGGATATTGCCAACGATGCTTTCCGTCGCTACTACACTCCACACCAGCAACTGAGTGTCGATGAAAGCCTTGTTGGGACAAAGGCGCACTCACAGCTAATCCAGTACCTTCCCAATAAACATCATCACAGATGGGGAGTCAAAttttggatgctgtgtgattcagTCGTAAATTACTGCCTGGGGTTTTATGCATACCGTGGTGCAAAAAGTGATGatgacaaaaacgaaataaaagagAATGGCCTGGGATATGTAGTTGTCATGAAACTACTAGCTCTTGGGAACTACATGCAAAAAGGTTACCATGTGTTTTGCGATAACTTTTTTACATCTATTCCTCTAGCAGAAAAGCTGTATTCAGTTGGCACTTATCTAACAGGAAcaattagaagaaacagaaaattcctGCACATGGTCTTCTGTCAAATTATGCT ACAGAAGAAATCACAGAGAAATCCAGTCCTCCTTGTGAGTACATCATCCTCTGCTACATCATCAGAAAAGACAATTCGCAATAGACAGTCGGTCAAGAAACCGGATGTTATTTTTGATTATAATAAGTATATGGGTGGCATTGACTCATCTGATATATGGCATACTGCTATTTAG